CAACCTTGTTTAGTAGGACAGGAGTCTGGGGGTGAGGCACGGACTGTTTTGAGAGCGGGCCCATGCCAAAAGTCTGGCTGGCATGGTCACTGTGGGGGCGGAGGCAGGCAACCTGGTCTGGTTCTGAGTGGGGGGCTTTGGAAATCTGAGAAAATGTTCTGATCTCTTCACTGcacagagaaaatcaatttttatatttcctctcctcccctgagAATGGAGAACCTTGCAGGAGCAGGGCCCAAAAATTAGGAGCGGAGGGAGTCCGCAGGAATAAACCATCTCCCAGCTGCCTGCCACGTGAGCCCATCTGAGCTCcgagcaggcagagcagacaaCAGAAAACCCACTTTACAGATGCGCTGAGGCTCTGAGGTTGCCCGAGGCCACACAGCTCTAAGTGGCAGATCGGGGTCTCCCACCAGAGCTCAGAGGCACAGGGCTCTTCCAGATGCACCATCCACCCTGGGGACCCCTGGGCACTGCTGAcacggggcaggggcaggggcagggggcggcTCTGTCTGCAGGCCCCTCCTGGAGAAAGCCACAGTGGGGCAGAGAGCCGGCTCGGGGGCCGGGCAGGAGGAGGCCTCTGTCTCTCACACAGAGTTGAGAAtttctcctccccctaccccaggaCCCCCTGAAGACGGCTGCTGCTCCCTGACCTACCTTCTGGATGTAGCCCCCAAAGTGCATCATGTTGGACAAAGCCTTCTTCTTCCGGGCCTCATCCTCGGCCTTCCTcctgttctcctcctcctctcgtCGGGCCCTCTCTTCCTGTTTCCAGGGGGCAGGAAGAGCACATCAGGGGTGGGGGCACAAACTCCTGACATGGGGCTGAAGTCTGGGGTCTTTCTGGGTCAGTGGAGCGGAGCTTTCTCTCCACCAGGCCAGAAGCCCCCTGAGGGGGACCCCCCAGCATAGGGCCTGGCCCACTGTGAACACTTCTGTTGACCAATGAGGGAAGAATGATTCCCAGGTGTGGATCGTGTCACCCCCTCAGGCAGGAGCCCCTTGAGGAGGCCTGCTGCTCTGGAAGGACCTCCAGCAGCAACACAAGAAGAGGATCATGGGACCCTCTGTTCCCCGGGGGCCGGCCTATGGGCAGGGTGGAGGCCTGGAGAGGACCTACTTGTCTTATAATGAAAGTTGTACCTTTCGACCCCTtccacccattttgcccacccctacctaacccctgcctctggcaaccatcagtctgttctccgCATCTATGagcttggtgttttgtttttggttgtgtttcattttagattccacatataagtgaaatcatacagtatttgccctTCACTGTcggacttatatcacttagcataataccctccaggtccagCCACGttctcacaaatggcaagatttccttctttttttaatggctgagtaataatatttcactgtgtgtgtgtgtgtgtgtgtgtgtgtgtgtgtgtgtgtgtgtgcattttcctCATCCATTCCTCCATCAGTGGACACCCGGCTTGCGGCCACGTCTTTGCTACTGTAAACAAGGCTACACTGAATGGGGCCCAGATACCTTTCTGAATTTGCAGTTTCATCTTCCAGTAAATACCCAGACGTGGGACTGCTGGACGGAGGGTCTTACTATATAAAATAGGAAGTTCAGGAGGACCCAGACATCTGTCTTGTTTGCTGTGTGTCATCAGAATCCCCACAGTGCACAGCGCTCACCAGGGACTCGAGGACTGAATCAGTGTGTATGGAGAGAGGGGGGCCTGGGGGTCTGGAAGCACAGGGGGTTCGGTGGGCCTCGGAGAGAGGGGGTCCTGGGGGCCTGGAAGCACAGGGGGTTCGGTGGGCCTCAGACTAGGGGTCACTCACAGCCAGGCGAGTCTGACGCTCCTTCTCCCGCTCATTCCGGATGCGCTGCTGCTCGGCCCGCTCGGCTCGCCGCTTCTCCTGTGGGGAGAGAGGCCAAGCCTGTCCAGTGCGTGCGCAGGGAAGGGGGTGCTCCGAGGTGCCCGGACCAACCAGGGAGAGCGGTGGCAAGGGAACCCACAGAGACTGTTCCCCTCCGAGTCTCGGCTGCCCCCAAAAGCTGCTGCTCTCGACCAGCTCCGTGCATGAGGATGGAGAGGGCCCCTGGACAGGTGGCCCAGCTCAGAAGGCGGCCCCGGCTAAATAAAGACAGACCACAGCGGGCCTCTGAAGAGGACCGACTTTGAACATCACTCATCATAGGGTTGTCCTCAAAGATTTGACAAATGTCAGGCGGGCTTCTCCCGTCTCCCCTGAGTGCTGGGTCCCTGGCCCCTCGCCGGCCCTGGCCTCCGCAGCTGCTCCGTGCTCACTGACAGATGGCCAAATCCCCGGCGGCTAGTCAGAGCCACGCAGCCATGCGCCAACGCGGTGGCAAGTGTggtggagggaaaagcaaaggaatCACAAcaacctcccctctccccagcagagGCCCCGTCATCCTCCCCGAGTCCGTGGGGAGCACTGAGTCCCCTGGAAGGGACGCAGGCGCAGAAGTAGGACAACAGCTCTCTGACTGGTCATCCCACAACCAGAGCCTGGGGCGCCCAAAGACAATCAGCAGCTCCAGCTGCCAAGAACCATCCAGTCTGGTGAGGAGGGAGGGCGGGGACCCGAGACACCCCGGTGCAGGGCCTCCGGAGCGGCTCCTGGCCACAGGGGTCCTGAGGGAGAGCCAGGGTCAGGCACGCCCCggggaaggctgcctggaggaggcagggcctCACACAGAGGGCGTGGAGGACAGTGCGTGGCCTCCAGGGGCCTTCCCACGGGAGACTGGACACCCACGATCCTGTCTTTGAGTGAGAtgagctcctcctcttccttcttcctgttctcaAAGTGAGCCTCGATCAGCGTCTGCAGCTCGTTCAGGTCCTTCTCCATGCGCTTCCGGTGGATGTCCTGTGAAAGCACGATTTCATGGGCTCAGGGGCTGCGGTGCCCATGGGTCCAGGGGGATATGGTGGGCAGGGGGTACCCTCCGCAAAGCAGAAGGGACGGGCAGGCTGGGGGCCTGAACCCAGGATAGTGCCCAGCCGGGCCTGTGCCGATCACCGCCTCACCTGCCACgtcaccccccccccgcccccccagtcTCCTTGGGGCCCCTGCGACCCCTGCCAGCCCCAGCCCACTCTCCCCGCAGGCACACTCACATCAAAGTCTACTCTCTCTCCATCGGGGATCTTGGGCGGCACCAAGTTGGGCATAAAAGGCCTGttggagagaagaggagggactCTGTGACTGTCCTCTGGGGGGACTATGGGTGCCCCGGGCAGGCAGGGCCCCCTCCGTCCTGCAGAAGCACGGCCGCAACAGTGAAAGCTCACTGCCCAtctactccccacccccgccaccggAGGACAGCATCCTCTTTCCCGCGTGCCCTCTTGCTTCAACCTCCCCTACACCAGCAACGTAGGGACCACCCATCTCGTTTAAGACACCTGCAGCTCAGAGAAGTAATGACATGCTCCAAATCACACAGCACGTGCGGCTGACCCCACAGAACCCCCCACGAGCCCTTGAGTCCTGTGGTTTTGTTCCCACCCCCACGCAAGCTTGCGGTGTGACACCAGAGCCAGTGGGCtctgtcctcagtttccccatttgccCTTAGGTCTGGGTGGGTCTGAAATGAGATAGTGCCGTGTCCATTCAGGTGCCTGGAAAGGGAAGGGTGCTGAACAAATGAGCATTGCTGGGATTGTCTCCACGGCTGGTTTCCAGAGGCCCCAAGGAAATGGGGAGAAGCCCGCAAGTGTGGGCGGAGACGTCATCTGCTAACAGGTTGAGCATcacagaaagggaaaccctcGCTGGCCCCCCACCTGAGCCCCCTGCAAtcttcccctgccctgccccacccaaCACCCACAGCTTGCAGGTGCTTTCACTTGTGTGGCACCAAgaggccctgccccacccctctaCGACACCGTGAAGCCACCTAGGCTGGCACAATGTCATTGCTTGGCTCccccagatttttttccctctcccctccagtccCAATTAAGCTACAGAGGAAGGTGTTCCAGCTGGGCTGTGGGATAGGAGAGGACATCTGTCCAGGACCACAACTGGTCCTTCCTTTTCCCCTAGATGAACACAGTGGTGTCCATGACGGTGTACGCAATTGGTAATGGAGTCTGAGGCTCCTGCTCTCCCTCAGGCTGACACTCATGCAGCACACAACCTATACAACCATACATGGTGGCCTGTGCCTGCCGCAAGCCCCAGCCCATGCCCACTGTGCCGTACTGCATTCCTATCCTGCCCTAATCATCCACCAGGGCTTCACCACAGGTGTGTCCCACTCACCTGGGCTTTGGTTTGGACTCCTCCACTGGGCCAtctggagaggagagaagcacaTAGCCACAGGTCAGGAGGCCCCAGATgtggtcccagctctgcccctgatGAGCTGGGCACCTATTGGCCTCCACTTCTCCATCTACACAGTACATTCCTTCCACCCCAGGGATCCCCGGTTCCAGGAGCAGCACAAAGAATTAAAGCGGCAGGGCCACAGACCCTACACTTCCTCTCCCACAGCAGCTCCCAGGGGCAACGTCTCAGGGCACAGCTGGGCCCTAATGGGAAGCACACACTCCCAGAGTGAAACTTCCAAGACATTCCTCATTCACCAGTTCTGGGCAAGGCAGATTTTCTTCCTAGTGAGGCAGGGTCCTATGGCACTGTCCCAGAGGATCCTGGCTACACAGTCCCCTCCCAGGTCTCTGCCTAATTGGTTGCTCCCTGGACTCCCTGGCCTCCAGGGGGATGCTGATGGGCATGATGCCAAGACCCAGCTGGTTGCCCCTCCCCATGAGATGTGACTAGGACCACTGCACCCTTGCCAAAACCTATCACGTGACAATGACCCCTGCACGTGGACCATCTATGTCTTGGGATTTCATCCTATAGACACCACACCTTACAAGTGATTTTGTCTGAGTTCCAGGCACCTTGTAGGTGTCAGTGACTTCTGAGGGCCCTGCCCAGATTGAGGACTGGACATTGGTCCCCTCTCCCGCAGGGCACCACCCCGGCAACTTCTCCGGAATGAGGCGGCCAGAGGTTTGGAGCCCTTCACCAAAACCCGCATGGCCACCAACTTCTGTCCTCTCCTCCCCTGAGCCCCTCTTCACCCAcctccctggaaggagccctgtgGGCAGTCTCCAGCAGTCTGCTTGTAGGGGTTCCCTTGATGCCCCAATACCTTGTCCAGTTGTCCTTACCCTCAGCTTCTTTAGCCTCCTCTTCTCGTCCATCTCCTAAACAGAACACGAAACATCAGTAAGGTACCTATTCCAGGCTCAGGGTCTCCTGCCAAGAGTCTTCCCCTCACATAGGTCCTAATCAGAGCGCACCCTGCCAGCTCCTGCAGTCACACACGTGCCCCTGGGCCCAAGGCTCTGCCTGACACGAAAGGAGCACACAGTCAAGGTCACTGACCAGACCACTGGCGGCTGAATCCCAGCCCAGGCAGGACGTTCTGCTGTACAGTCTGGATTTCCTAGAGCCATAGGACTGCCTCTGAGGGctcctgccaccaccaccccaaaGCACCAGGACAAAGCCCCTTGCACCCTCACCCCAGACAGACCCTTACCTTCCGCATTGGTCTCCTCCGTCTCAGCCTCACCTTCAGCCCCTTCCGCTGCCGCCTCTTCCGCTGCCgcctcttcctgctctgcagaAGCGAGTCAGACACAGTGAACACCCGGCCCCTACTTCTGCTAGCAGGCAGACCAGATCAGAGAAGTCTGGGGATGGAGGTCAGCAACATCCAAGATCCAGATGAATAGGGGGGTCACTGATATGAATAACAAGGGGCTGCTGAGTTCTGGGTTTAAACCAGaagttggcaaactatggcccaagggccaaatctggcccccagactatttctgtaaataaagttttattggaacgcaGCCACATCCATTCATGTGCATACTATCTATGCCTGCCTTTGCCGTACTACAGCAGAGTTCAGTAGTGGCAACAGATAGATACTGTGTGGCTCACAAAGCCTAGAGTATTTACCATCTGCTCCTttgcagaaaatgtttgctgaccctGGTCAACCATGACAGAAGGGCATGATCGGGCTTATGAAGAGTCATTTTGTTCTACTCTTGCCTCTCCTGGAGTCTGGGAATTGGAAGTGGGTCTTTCTGAGCATAGAGACCTGTTCTCTACCTGAAAGCCAGCAGGAGGGCTAGAAGTCTGGGGTAGTTTCGTGTTAGGGTGTGGAGGGAGTTGCGGGTAGCAGAGAAGGGCTTGCAGGCCTGGCAAGGCTCATTGCTGGGGTGGGAAGTTCTGGTGGCTAGCTGTTTCTGCCTGACTTAGGCCTTTTCCCAGCAGCCCCTCTGGCAACGTGactccaccccactccccaaccACCTGCCTCACCAGAATGTTCCACCCAGGGATCTGACACCCCAGGATGTACCCTGCTTAAGCTGTGCTGCTGGGAAAGCTCCTGTCCTGGACTCGGGAATTCTAGGGACCCTTCGTGTGTTTCTAAAAGAAACCGAAACAGCAAGACTATGGGTGGAAGGACTACGGGTGTAGGTACCCCCTGTGTCGACAGCTGAGCTGTCCAGAGAGTCGgtaggatttttctattttcatcccTTTGCTTGGCAGGATATGGACCCCACCCAAGTCAGGCACTTGGAGTGGACAGATAAGACAGGATGTCGCCCGGCAGGCGGCTCTGCCTGTAGGAGGTGCTTGGGAACGGCTCACTGACCGATGGCGGACAAGGGgtgacagagggaggagaaaaagccTCAGGACGGGCGAGAGGCGGTCAGGAAAGAAACACCAGCCACCACTCACTCCGCCTGAtgctctctctgtcctttttccTAGGTCTGGGCCTGGGGGTGTCTCTTCTTTGATCCCCACAGGCTCCTTACCTCAGAGAAGATCCTTCCAGAAGGGGTGAGAGTAGAAGGCTGACCAGCAAGTGTATGGCCAGTTTTGGGGTCCTCTTCAGGACATCTTGttagccctgccctccccccgcccccatctaaTGTTTCAGTTCTCTGAAGAATGCTCCTCGCCCTCAGCCAGGGGTCAGGCAACACGCTGGCCGAGGtgcccccagcctccctggaCCACCCGGCGCATCTTGAGACATCACTGTGAGAAAGCACTTACCAAACTTCAGCCCAAGTCTATCTCCCTTGCCCTAGCCCTCTCCCCAGGGGCCGGGAACAagtccagccccaccccccacccccaccccgcaacgCCCCACAGCAGTGCACATTTGAAGGCTGACGTCATGTCCTTTCTGCTCTAGCTATTTCCAGTTCCCCCAGCTGCTCTCGGATAACTTTGTCCCCAGGCCCCTCTTGCCAGGGCCACCCCGCCTGGGTGCTGTCCAGTTCAGAGGGAGGGCCCAAGGATGTgcagggggagcagagaaagGCCACTCGGTCTGGACATTAGTCCCCCTTTGCGGCCACATTCAGAGCAGGCTGGGGGACAAGCCAGCCTGGGTCCTGCCCACCACCTAGCCCAGGAGAAAGATCAGGAACGAGGGAAAGGAGCCGCGGTCTGGCCCCTCTGAGGCTGGGAGGAAGTGACTGACCCACTCCACACCTGtccctacccaccccaccccccacccccgcctactCTGCCGCAGAGCAGGGCCCGGCTCAGGACCGCAGGGAGCAGAAAGCACAGGAAAGTAAAAGCTGTACTACCGTCTTCGTCCTCTCTCCAGTCCTCCTCTTCTGGGGGTCAGGGAGTGGCCGCAGCAATAGGGAAAAGCGAGACAGGTTAGTCTGGGAGCAGAAGGACAGGGCGGGAGCTGCGGGACAGTGCGCGGTTTTGAGCGTGGGCTTGGGAATTGAGCTCTTGTTCCAATTCCTGATTCACCACTTCTAGCAACCTGGGCAATTCATTCCTCAGCAGCTTCCCAGGCGCCTTGTCAGTGAAATGGAAATAACCATCCTCACCTCTCCCTTGATGTTAGGACACAATGACCCACCAGGCAGTTACCTGGCCTGTGGGGATCATTCAGTAAGTGGTAACTGGCCGTTTCCTGCTCTGCCTCTAGCCACGAAGACGGAGGCCCGACGAGCAGAGTGTGATAACTCCCGGCCGTCAAGCTTCTCCCATGTTCCTACCCTGAGTGAGCATCTCAGGTATCTCCCAGAACATCTCCAGCGTCCAGGGGTCACAGTTCTGAAAGCCCCACTGGAGAGCCTGGCACAGCGCAGACTTGCCTGGTCTGGGTGAAGGAAGGAGCCCCCGTCTGAGGAAGGCACAGCACCTACCACTGAGGGAACAGACCAGCACATGGTCTGCAAATTCCTGCCTGAAGGAAGAGCTCAGAGCCGTTGGCACTCTGCGTCTCAGCTTAGTGGCCATGCATTTGACCTTGCTCTTTCTTGGTCATTTCCAGCCAGGGACTTAGCTATGTGGGAGGCAGGTGGGGTCCATTCAGTGCAAGCAAGGCGGGTGCTACATGGAGCTCAGGCCACCATCGCCGCAGAGAACTATTTTGTTAATTCATAGCCAAAGCCTACTGTGTGTAGCAGGCAGATTAGTCCCAGATCCGGAGGTCTATCTCAAATACCACACCCGACAATTCACGAGCTGGCAAGTCCtcaaaaacagaggaaaagcCTCCGTACCGAGAGCGTATGCAGGGAACACAGCAAAAAGTGGATTTGGGGTTCAAAAAGCATTGGGGATAGGTTCTGACGTATCTGGTGTCCCTTGAAAACCAAGTGACTCCCATGTCCCCTCTCAGTTTCCCCCATGAGTTTCTCTGGGGTCTACTCTTTGGCCAGGCACCCTGGAACAGCCTTAAATGTGCAAGAGGGTCCTCGTTGTCCCTAAAAGGCACCGGGAAGGAACCTTCGGGAAGCCCTGTATCCTGATGTCCACACATCACGTGCTGAGTGATACTGGTGAGAATTTGCCGAGCCTCTTACGGGACAAGATGCAAACCGCCTAGGGTGCTGAAGCCTGAGGGGACTGAGGGCTATTCTGGGCCACTTGGGGGGCTGGGTGGTGACTGGAGTGAGACCTCTTAGTCACTTCCATGTGTCACGCGCTCAGGAAGACGGAACAGTTAGGGTGTTCCTCCAAAGGGATATGAGGCGGAAAGCTGAGGCAAGAACTGTGAGAACAGATCAGAGTAGGGTCTATGGGTCAAACAGACTTTCGAAAGATAATGATGTTGTCGTGTTTATCTAAATTGTtacagaggggctcctgggtggcacggttaagcgtccaactctaggttttggctcaggtcatggtctcagggtcgtgctctcagggtcatggtctcaagggtCGTGCTCTCAGGGATCaaacccagcattgggctccatgctcagcggggaatctgcctgtccttcctcttctacctttccccctccccgcttgtgctctctctctctctctctgtctcaaataaataaagaaaatcttttttaaaatgtttcagataACTGAACGCTTCCATTATCTCATTTGGAAAATTATTAAGTTGAATATTTTTAGGGGTGATAAAGGTGTCacagttatgtttttctttaaatagtgcTTATCATTTAGAGATACCTAATGAACTACTTAAGCATGAAATGATATGACATCTGGGGACAATCTGGGATGTCAGCTGTAAAATAACTGAGGGGAGAGGAAACCTAGATGAAAAGAGATTGGCCATAGTTGATTGTTGAAGCCAGATGCTGGGGGCTTGGGGAAGGGGGGGATGTGTGTgcataattttgtttttgctacTTGTACgtgcatttaaaattttccatgggaaaaaaaattagagaaaaaaatcaaaaataattaattggaAAAAAGGTGATTCTGTGTGAACAAAGGAATGGACAGTAGAGACAGGTGTAAACCTTTTGCTTAAGACCTGAGCAACTGAGGCTAGGACTGATTCCCAGTTAGGAGCCATGGACTTTGGCTCAGCTGGCagtgaggggcagggacaggataCTGGATTCCCCGGGACCTGTCTTTTctggccctccctctgcccaagCTCCGTACCTTCCACAGCTTCTTCTGCTCAGGAGAGAAGACCACGGCCGCAAGAGAGGAGACAAGAGGGGCGTCAGTTTCCAGCCAGGCTGCCCTCCATCCAAATGAGTTCATAGGCATGTGCTtacctccctgctccctgccgtGCAGAAGGAGACTGTCAATagcacactacacacacacacacacacacacacacacacacacacacagcacgcACACACTGGTCTTTCCCTAGAGATAAATCCATTCTTTATTTCCCTCATTGCCTCATGGAGCTCCGCCCACCTACAAAGACACCCCCCAACAGGCCCTGTCTTCTCATCCAGGGCTCCTGCTCGGGTCTCGACAACGTCTGCCCACTTACCACTCTCTCCCGGCGCTGAGCTTTGCCAGGCTGTGCCCTAGAacactcttccctcccccttctctccctatCTAAATCCAACACAGATAAGCCTGATGACCACAGCCCCCACCGCTCTTCCCCTCCTTAGAGCTCCTGCACACCCACAGCCCACCCTCCAAGCCCAGCCCCTCTTGGCTGATTACTTCCAGCATCTGACATCTTAAATCCCAAAGGAGAGCAAATCCTATGAGGGTAGGAGCTCTGAATCCTGAtacctctgcctcctccctggtgAGCGTCATCCTCCAGACATCACTGTTATCTTGGCTGCCAGTGTCCCACCCCCAGGCGGTGGACAGGGCACTTCGAGAGGAGAAGGGTTCCAAGACGAAGTGCTAACTGTGAGCTCAGATTTGGGTTTTATGGGGCACGATCAACTCTGTGGCTTCGGGACAGTCACTGAACATCTCTGGCTCCGTTTTCAGGAGACACAGCTACTAAGCGCCTCTGCCTCCAAGTCTCCTAGCCAGCTAGAACCCCAGCTGACCCTGGCAGCTGAGCCTCTTTATTTCCAAAAGTCTCCCAGCCTGTGGCCAACCCAGGATCTGCAGCCCAGAGGCACAGAGGCACAGGTTAGAGCCCCAGAGTGGGCGCAgcggctcccctcccccatcccagcaGGTTCCTGGGCCAGGTgtgaggggcggggctgggaggggcctgCGGAAGCTCCAGATACTCACTCCTCGTACTCTTCCGTCACCTCT
The window above is part of the Mustela erminea isolate mMusErm1 chromosome 17, mMusErm1.Pri, whole genome shotgun sequence genome. Proteins encoded here:
- the TNNT2 gene encoding troponin T, cardiac muscle isoform X1, translating into MSDTEEVTEEYEEEQGEEAVEEQEEAAAEEAAAEGAEGEAETEETNAEGDGREEEAKEAEDGPVEESKPKPRPFMPNLVPPKIPDGERVDFDDIHRKRMEKDLNELQTLIEAHFENRKKEEEELISLKDRIEKRRAERAEQQRIRNEREKERQTRLAEERARREEEENRRKAEDEARKKKALSNMMHFGGYIQKAQTERKSGKRQTEREKKKKILAERRKVLAIDHLNEDQLREKAKELWQSIYNLEAEKFDLQEKFKQQKYEINVLRNRINDNQKVSKTRGKAKVTGRWK
- the TNNT2 gene encoding troponin T, cardiac muscle isoform X3 codes for the protein MSDTEEVTEEYEEEQGEQEEAAAEEAAAEGAEGEAETEETNAEGDGREEEAKEAEDGPVEESKPKPRPFMPNLVPPKIPDGERVDFDDIHRKRMEKDLNELQTLIEAHFENRKKEEEELISLKDRIEKRRAERAEQQRIRNEREKERQTRLAEERARREEEENRRKAEDEARKKKALSNMMHFGGYIQKAQTERKSGKRQTEREKKKKILAERRKVLAIDHLNEDQLREKAKELWQSIYNLEAEKFDLQEKFKQQKYEINVLRNRINDNQKVSKTRGKAKVTGRWK
- the TNNT2 gene encoding troponin T, cardiac muscle isoform X2 — protein: MSDTEEVTEEYEEEQGEEAVEEQEEAAAEEAAAEGAEGEAETEETNAEGDGREEEAKEAEDGPVEESKPKPRPFMPNLVPPKIPDGERVDFDDIHRKRMEKDLNELQTLIEAHFENRKKEEEELISLKDRIEKRRAERAEQQRIRNEREKERQTRLAEERARREEEENRRKAEDEARKKKALSNMMHFGGYIQKTERKSGKRQTEREKKKKILAERRKVLAIDHLNEDQLREKAKELWQSIYNLEAEKFDLQEKFKQQKYEINVLRNRINDNQKVSKTRGKAKVTGRWK
- the TNNT2 gene encoding troponin T, cardiac muscle isoform X4, translating into MSDTEEVTEEYEEEQGEEAVEEEEDWREDEDEQEEAAAEEAAAEGAEGEAETEETNAEGDGREEEAKEAEDGPVEESKPKPRPFMPNLVPPKIPDGERVDFDDIHRKRMEKDLNELQTLIEAHFENRKKEEEELISLKDRIEKRRAERAEQQRIRNEREKERQTRLAEERARREEEENRRKAEDEARKKKALSNMMHFGGYIQKAQTERKSGKRQTEREKKKKILAERRKVLAIDHLNEDQLREKAKELWQSIYNLEAEKFDLQEKFKQQKYEINVLRNRINDNQKVSKTRGKAKVTGRWK